A genomic segment from Diadema setosum chromosome 11, eeDiaSeto1, whole genome shotgun sequence encodes:
- the LOC140234839 gene encoding thiol S-methyltransferase TMT1A-like, with amino-acid sequence MAGTDAKMAEYFQRFLLPIAAVIIGIRLIVFIYKKNTPRFFAYLCRQLSGKHHEAIRKQKEKLFAGISSLSQENKRCFALEIGCGTGSNFDMYPPNTSLIVVEPNEHFRTDVASNAAKFSSLEITDFLAMGAEDLKEHVADGSQDAVVSTLTLCSVQDLEAVVSEVYRVLKPGGHFYFIEHTEAHEKGCWSHIFQRLLAPTFHALTQCNLITNPWITVERAGFSKVQYTKTQIGSVPSIFKWHVFGCAVK; translated from the exons ATGGCTGGTACTGACGCAAAGATGGCAGAATATTTCCAACGCTTTTTGCTGCCCATCGCAGCAGTAATCATTGGCATTCGATTGATTGTCTTCATCTACAAGAAAAACACCCCTCGTTTTTTCGCATATCTCTGCAGACAATTGAGCGGAAAACATCATGAGGCAATACGGAAACAAAAGGAGAAGTTGTTTGCCGGAATTTCCTCGCTCTCTCAAGAGAACAAGCGATGCTTTGCTCTGGAAATCGGCTGTGGAACTGGCAGCAACTTTGATATGTACCCGCCGAATACATCCCTGATTGTCGTCGAACCGAATGAGCACTTCAGGACTGATGTAGCGAGTAATGCGGCGAAATTTTCATCGCTGGAAATCACAGACTTCCTTGCTATGGGAGCGGAAGATCTGAAAGAGCACGTCGCAGACGGGAGCCAAGACGCAGTGGTCAGTACCCTCACTCTCTGCTCCGTCCAGGACCTCGAGGCGGTTGTGAGCGAGGTCTACCGTGTGCTCAAACCA GGAGGACATTTCTACTTCATCGAACACACGGAGGCCCACGAGAAGGGGTGTTGGTCCCATATCTTTCAGCGGCTTCTTGCTCCGACCTTTCATGCCCTTACCCAGTGCAATTTGATCACAAACCCATGGATAACTGTAGAGCGGGCAGGTTTCTCCAAAGTCCAGTATACCAAGACTCAAATTGGATCTGTTCCGAGCATCTTCAAATGGCATGTGTTTGGCTGTGCTGTCAAATAA
- the LOC140235244 gene encoding thiol S-methyltransferase TMT1A-like gives MAGIDAEMAEYFQRFLLPIAAVIIGIRLIVFIYRKIFPPVFASFCRRVSRKHHEAIQKQKEKLFAEMSSLSQENKRCFALEIGCGPGSNFAMYPPNTSLTVVEPNEHFKTDVASNAAKFSSLEIANFLAMGAEDLKEHVADGSQDAVVSTLTLCSVQDLEAVVSEVYRVLKPGGHFYFIEHTEAHEKGCWSHIFQRLLAPVFYALVECNLTRTPWVTVDRAGFSKVQYTKTQIGSLPSLFKWHVFGCAVK, from the exons ATGGCTGGTATTGACGCGGAGATGGCAGAATATTTCCAACGCTTTTTGCTGCCCATTGCAGCAGTAATCATTGGCATTCGATTGATTGTCTTCATCTACAGGAAAATCTTCCCTCCTGTTTTTGCAAGTTTCTGTAGGCGGGTGAGCAGAAAACATCACGAAGCAATACAGAAACAGAAGGAGAAGCTGTTTGCCGAAATGTCCTCGCTCTCTCAGGAGAACAAGCGATGCTTTGCCCTGGAAATCGGCTGTGGACCTGGCAGCAACTTCGCTATGTACCCGCCGAATACATCCCTGACTGTCGTCGAACCGAATGAGCACTTCAAGACTGATGTAGCGAGTAATGCGGCGAAATTTTCATCGCTGGAAATCGCAAACTTCCTTGCTATGGGAGCGGAAGATTTGAAAGAGCACGTCGCAGACGGGAGCCAAGACGCCGTGGTCAGTACCCTCACTCTCTGCTCCGTCCAGGACCTCGAGGCGGTCGTGAGCGAGGTCTACCGTGTGCTCAAACCA GGAGGACATTTCTACTTCATCGAACACACGGAGGCCCACGAGAAGGGGTGCTGGTCCCATATCTTTCAGCGGCTTCTTGCTCCGGTCTTTTATGCCCTTGTTGAGTGCAATTTGACCAGAACCCCATGGGTGACCGTGGATCGGGCAGGTTTCTCCAAAGTCCAGTACACCAAGACTCAAATTGGATCCCTTCCTAGCCTCTTCAAATGGCATGTGTTTGGCTGTGCTGTCAAATAG
- the LOC140235105 gene encoding thiol S-methyltransferase TMT1A-like: MATDEDSEIGDYFRRYVVPLAILFLCLRVFLFIFRRYQPVIYVKFYDGYAEMHHKAFKEQKEKLLSQMSSFGAKMDVGDNKSDQNNKSDHSVKWIRAVEIGCGPGVNFGYYPPDTSLTVVEPNRHFMKAVAENSAAHPNLRVTGFVCAEAENLKEHIADASQDIVVSTLALCSVQDVTAVIGEVHRILKPGGRFYFIDHTVSDPDDLWCRFMQAVMGPYVQFVAHCCLTRKPWIAIDRVGFSKMCYTRQKIKALPAIFKYHVYGYAVK; the protein is encoded by the exons ATGGCAACTGATGAAGACAGTGAAATCGGGGACTATTTTCGGCGATACGTCGTTCCCCTTGCGatcctctttctctgtctcagAGTGTTCCTGTTTATCTTCAGACGGTATCAGCCGGTTATATATGTGAAGTTTTATGACGGCTATGCCGAGATGCACCACAAAGCCTTCAAGGAACAGAAGGAAAAACTCCTCTCACAGATGTCCAGCTTTGGGGCAAAGATGGACGTAGGAGACAACAAGAGTGACCAAAACAACAAGAGTGACCACAGCGTTAAGTGGATACGAGCCGTGGAGATTGGCTGCGGGCCCGGAGTGAATTTTGGCTACTACCCTCCGGACACCTCGCTGACCGTCGTCGAGCCGAACCGTCACTTCATGAAGGCCGTTGCGGAGAACTCGGCCGCGCATCCCAACCTGCGGGTGACGGGGTTTGTCTGCGCAGAGGCGGAGAATCTGAAGGAGCACATAGCGGATGCCTCACAGGACATCGTGGTCAGCACCCTCGCCTTGTGCTCTGTCCAAGATGTCACTGCCGTCATCGGCGAAGTTCACCGCATCTTGAAACCG GGTGGCAGGTTCTACTTCATTGACCACACAGTGTCCGACCCCGATGACCTCTGGTGTCGATTCATGCAAGCGGTCATGGGTCCCTATGTGCAGTTTGTCGCCCACTGCTGCCTCACCCGAAAGCCCTGGATCGCCATTGACCGGGTAGGATTCTCCAAGATGTGCTACACTAGGCAGAAGATCAAGGCCCTTCCAGCTATCTTCAAATACCACGTCTATGGCTACGCAgtgaaatag